A single region of the Sphaeramia orbicularis chromosome 6, fSphaOr1.1, whole genome shotgun sequence genome encodes:
- the LOC115420988 gene encoding protein tesmin/TSO1-like CXC 6, with amino-acid sequence MSFPICSTNKSDPPIPAEIHESAGPPSYVSPQVQPLQLGMMDPFNYSAVAGPSQPSDSLGCVPEAVQWSLNTDLQTSASSVCSPPRMEQQCEGGASVDPPPHNNITVPILCTVSTGGLVWLRNLFQPKPQCQNLHPAPANVNENRTLNKDHLGTHIQGDFTDTMTPTSPAPYCSCFANGLMCNNCNCSNCFNNEEHKLWHLRAVQSCQKRNPNAFRPKVIQALSRGVKGWHAKGCKCKRSHCLKNYCECFEADISCTPTCKCVGCMNKF; translated from the exons ATGTCATTCCCAATCTGCTCCACCAACAAGAGTGATCCCCCCATCCCTGCAGAGATCCATGAGTCAGCAGGACCCCCCTCCTATGTCAGTCCTCAGGTACAACCTCTTCAGCTGGGAATGATGGATCCTTTTAACTACAG cgCTGTGGCCGGTCCGTCACAGCCCTCAGACTCCCTGGGGTGTGTTCCTGAGGCCGTTCAGTGGAGCTTGAACACA GATTTACAAACCTCAGCCTCCAGTGTGTGTTCCCCACCCAGAATGGAACAGCAGTGTGAGGGAGGGGCATCTGTGGACCCGCCCCCTCACAACAACATCACTGTGCCT ATATTATGTACAGTGAGTACAGGTGGACTGGTTTGGCTCAGGAACCTGTTTCAACCAAAACCCCAATGCCAGAATTTACATCCTGCACCAGCGAATGTGAACGAGAACCGGACCCTGAACAAAG aTCATTTGGGGACTCACATTCAG GGAGATTTCACAGACACCATGACTCCAACCTCACCTGCACC TTACTGTAGCTGCTTTGCCAATGGATTAATGTGCAACAACTGTAACTGTTCCAACTGCTTCAATAATGAGGAGCATAAACTATGGCATCTCAGGGCAGTACAG tcGTGTCAGAAACGTAACCCCAACGCCTTCAGACCAAAGGTCATCCAGGCGTTGTCCAGAGGGGTCAAAGGTTGGCATGCTAAAGGATGCAAGTGTAAACGCTCTCACTGTTTGAAGAACTACTGCGAGTGTTTTgag GCGGATATCTCGTGCACCCCCACCTGTAAATGCGTCGGCTGTATGAATAAGTTTTGA